The following coding sequences are from one Acipenser ruthenus chromosome 7, fAciRut3.2 maternal haplotype, whole genome shotgun sequence window:
- the LOC131737495 gene encoding V-type proton ATPase subunit E 1-like, with protein MALSDADVQKQIKHMMAFIEQEANEKAEEIDAKAEEEFNIEKGRLVQTQRLKIMEYYEKKEKQIEQQKKIQMSNLMNQARLKVLKARDDLISDLLNEARQRLGKIAKDPVRYATLLEGLVLQGFYQLLEPSVIIRCRKQDLPMVKAAVQKNIPIFKAGVKNDINVRVDQDNFLPPEISGGVEIYNANGKIKVANTLESRLDLMAQQMMPEIRVALFGANPNRKFID; from the exons ATCAAACACATGATGGCCTTCATTGAGCAGGAGGCCAATGAGAAGGCTGAGGAAATTGATGCAAAG GCAGAAGAAGAGTTTAACATTGAGAAGGGTCGTCTTGTACAAACTCAGAGATTGAAGATTATGGAGTACtatgaaaaaaaagagaagcagATCGAACAGCAAAAGAAAAT TCAAATGTCCAACTTGATGAACCAGGCCAGGTTGAAAGTCCTCAAGGCCAGAGATGACTTGATTTCG GATCTGCTGAACGAAGCCAGACAGAGGCTGGGGAAGATTGCGAAGGATCCGGTCAGGTACGCCACCTTGCTGGAAGGACTAGTGCTGCAG GGATTTTATCAGCTACTGGAGCCCTCTGTGATTATTCGTTGCCGTAAACAGGATCTTCCTATGGTGAAG GCTGCTGTACAGAAGAACATTCCCATCTTCAAGGCAGGTGTGAAGAACGATATTAATGTTCGCGTCGACCAGGATAACTTCCTGCCACCAGAAAT ATCTGGAGGTGTGGAAATCTATAACGCTAATGGAAAAATCAAAGTGGCCAACACCTTGGAAAGCAGACTGGATCTTATGGCACAACAG ATGATGCCAGAAATCCGAGTAGCTCTCTTTGGTGCAAACCCAAACAGGAAATTCATAGATTAG